A genomic stretch from Pseudomonas alkylphenolica includes:
- a CDS encoding DUF2802 domain-containing protein: MIFEVAVIFLALLWALSLWFFLNYSKRQRELAAQQAQGDALRDQRIKDLAKRLDDYQNGSVRMGEALHELRATVAPLPDKLLQLEQRDPNSLSFAQAARLVGMGASVDELTQSCGLTQAEAELMSKVHRSE; encoded by the coding sequence TTGATCTTTGAGGTTGCAGTCATATTTCTGGCGTTGCTCTGGGCGCTGAGCCTGTGGTTTTTCCTCAACTACAGCAAGCGCCAGCGCGAGCTGGCCGCCCAGCAGGCCCAGGGTGATGCGCTGCGTGATCAACGCATCAAAGACCTGGCCAAACGACTGGACGACTACCAGAACGGCAGCGTGCGCATGGGCGAAGCCCTGCACGAATTGCGCGCGACGGTGGCGCCCTTGCCGGACAAGCTCCTGCAGCTGGAGCAGCGCGACCCCAACAGCCTGTCGTTCGCCCAGGCGGCGCGGCTGGTGGGCATGGGGGCCAGCGTTGACGAACTCACCCAGTCCTGCGGCCTGACCCAGGCTGAGGCGGAGCTGATGAGCAAGGTGCACCGCAGCGAGTGA
- a CDS encoding chemotaxis protein CheW — MNHPQKLATGPQLALQSYLDGLLHEATEVLDRVEPLVEIDEFQAAVLEEQARDAQVARLHKPVVAQAAPLPFAEPAPVVLPAVMPVVAPEPEFKPESEPVSVEVAADQPAPVEPLVEVHLPPAPNQPVPPATVDGRPAWAAEPFECLLFDVAGLTLAVPLVCLGSIYSLAGHELTPLFGQPDWFLGLLPSQSGNLKVLDTARWVMPDRYREDFRQGLQYVISVQGYEWGLAVHQVSRSLRLDPNEIKWRSQRGQRPWLAGTVIEHMCALLDVAELAELIASGAVKQLHAKHN, encoded by the coding sequence ATGAATCACCCGCAAAAGCTTGCTACCGGCCCGCAACTGGCGCTGCAGTCGTACCTTGACGGCTTGCTCCACGAAGCCACCGAGGTACTTGATCGGGTCGAGCCGCTGGTTGAGATCGATGAGTTCCAGGCGGCGGTGCTTGAGGAGCAGGCACGCGATGCCCAGGTTGCGCGTCTGCACAAGCCGGTGGTAGCTCAGGCAGCGCCTTTGCCTTTCGCCGAACCTGCGCCTGTGGTGCTCCCGGCGGTCATGCCGGTTGTAGCGCCTGAGCCTGAGTTCAAACCCGAATCCGAACCGGTCAGTGTCGAAGTCGCCGCCGACCAGCCTGCACCGGTCGAGCCGCTGGTGGAAGTCCACCTGCCTCCAGCGCCCAACCAGCCGGTACCGCCGGCCACCGTTGACGGGCGTCCGGCCTGGGCTGCCGAGCCGTTCGAATGCCTGTTGTTCGACGTCGCCGGGTTGACCCTGGCAGTGCCACTGGTGTGTCTGGGTTCGATCTATTCGCTGGCGGGTCACGAGCTGACGCCGCTGTTCGGCCAGCCAGACTGGTTCCTGGGCCTTCTGCCGAGCCAGAGCGGCAACCTCAAGGTGCTGGACACTGCGCGTTGGGTCATGCCCGACCGCTACCGCGAGGACTTTCGCCAGGGCCTGCAATACGTGATTTCGGTTCAGGGCTATGAGTGGGGCCTGGCGGTGCATCAGGTCAGCCGTTCGCTGCGCCTGGACCCCAACGAGATCAAATGGCGCAGCCAGCGTGGTCAACGCCCGTGGCTGGCCGGTACCGTTATCGAACACATGTGCGCGTTGCTCGACGTTGCCGAACTGGCCGAGTTGATCGCCAGCGGCGCAGTCAAGCAACTGCACGCCAAGCATAACTAA
- a CDS encoding chemotaxis protein CheW, whose amino-acid sequence MKKSSAQGSEDPILQWVTFKLDNESYGINVMQVQEVLRYTEIAPVPGAPSYVLGIINLRGNVVTVIDTRQRFGLMSSEITDNSRIVIIEADKQVVGILVDSVAEVVYLRQSEIETAPNVGNEESAKFIQGVCNKNNELLILVELDKMMTEEEWSELENI is encoded by the coding sequence ATGAAAAAGTCGTCTGCACAAGGTTCCGAAGATCCGATCCTGCAGTGGGTAACCTTCAAGCTGGACAACGAGTCCTACGGCATCAATGTGATGCAGGTGCAGGAAGTCCTGCGCTACACCGAGATCGCCCCGGTCCCGGGTGCGCCGAGCTACGTGCTGGGCATCATCAACCTGCGTGGCAACGTGGTCACCGTGATCGATACCCGTCAGCGCTTCGGCCTGATGTCGAGTGAAATCACCGACAACAGCCGCATCGTCATCATCGAGGCCGACAAGCAAGTGGTCGGTATCCTGGTCGACAGCGTTGCCGAAGTGGTTTACCTGCGCCAGTCGGAAATCGAGACCGCACCGAATGTCGGTAACGAAGAATCGGCCAAGTTCATCCAGGGCGTGTGCAACAAGAACAACGAACTGCTGATCCTGGTCGAGCTGGATAAGATGATGACCGAGGAAGAGTGGTCCGAGCTGGAGAACATCTGA
- a CDS encoding ParA family protein, producing MRVWAVANQKGGVGKTTTSIALAGLLAEAGKRVVVVDLDPHGSMTSYFGHNPDVLEHSCYDLFLHKGTVPEGLPGQLLLPTSDEKISLLPSSTALAVLERQSPGQSGLGLVIAKSLAQLWQDFDYAIIDSPPLLGVLMVNALAASQQLVIPVQTEYLAVKGLERMVSTLAMVNRSRKQALPYHIVPTLFDRRTQASMGTLRVLRDAYPENIWQGYIPVDTRLRDASRAGLTPSQFDGKSRGVVAYRALLKHLLTHNIAQQVA from the coding sequence ATGAGAGTCTGGGCAGTAGCCAATCAAAAAGGTGGTGTCGGCAAGACCACCACGTCCATCGCCCTGGCCGGCTTGCTGGCCGAGGCGGGCAAGCGCGTGGTCGTGGTCGACCTCGACCCCCACGGGTCGATGACCAGCTACTTCGGACACAACCCGGACGTGCTGGAGCACAGCTGCTACGACCTGTTCCTGCACAAGGGTACGGTTCCCGAAGGCTTGCCCGGGCAATTGCTGCTGCCGACCAGTGACGAAAAAATATCCCTGCTGCCGTCCAGTACCGCGTTGGCGGTGCTCGAGCGCCAGTCGCCGGGGCAAAGTGGCCTGGGCCTGGTGATCGCCAAGTCTCTGGCGCAGCTGTGGCAGGATTTCGACTACGCCATCATCGACAGCCCGCCCTTGCTTGGCGTGCTGATGGTCAACGCGCTGGCGGCCAGCCAGCAACTGGTGATCCCGGTGCAAACCGAGTACCTGGCGGTCAAGGGCCTGGAGCGCATGGTCAGTACCCTGGCGATGGTCAACCGGTCGCGCAAGCAGGCCTTGCCCTACCACATCGTGCCAACCCTGTTCGACCGCCGCACCCAGGCCTCCATGGGCACCTTGCGGGTGTTGCGTGACGCTTACCCGGAGAACATCTGGCAAGGCTACATCCCGGTCGATACCCGCCTGCGTGATGCCAGCCGTGCCGGGCTAACGCCGTCGCAGTTCGATGGCAAGAGCCGCGGGGTGGTGGCCTACCGGGCGCTGCTCAAGCACCTGCTGACGCACAACATCGCTCAGCAGGTGGCCTGA